DNA from Pelagibacterium nitratireducens:
GGCCTGGGCCTGAATGGCGGCAACTGGATTGCGCAATTGATGGGCCGCGTTGCCGATAAAGGCGTTGCGCCTATCGAGTTCGTCCTTGAGCCGGGCAAACAGGCTGTTGATGGTCTCGACCAATGGAGCAACCTCGTGGGGCACAGGGCGGCGGATGGGGCGCAAATCGCTGGCCGAGCGCAATCCCACGGCGCTTCGCAAATCGGTGAGCGGGGTCAGACCCCGATTGATGCCGAACCAGAACAGAACCGCTGCAGAGCCAACGATAAGCAGGAGATTGAAAACAGATTGGCCAACGAGCGAGAGAGACAGAGCCTGCCGTTGGGTGACCGTTTGCCAAACCTGAACCGTGGTCCAGCCATCGAAATCGATATCAGCTATGAATTCACGCAGGATGACAGCTCGGACCGGTCGACCGTTGTATGTGCTGTCGAAAAAGACCGGTGTGCCACCCGGAACCACCAGGTTGGCCGAGGGCACCGGCGCGTCGGAGTGGCCGGTCACGAAGCGGCCGTCGGCGGCGCGAACCTGATAATAGATCGGATCGCCCAGCGCGCCGACCAGAGAATCAAGCAGCGCATCGGCAACAAGGTCACCCTTGGTCAGCACAACCTCGCGGGCAACGGCGTGTGCCACCACCTTGAGCGTGTCGTCGTAGAGGTCTTTGGACATGTTCTGCGCCGACCAATAGCGCACGGCGCTCGAGGCCAAGGCAACAAAGATCAACGGTACGACCAGCAGCACAAAAAGCCGGGCGCGAAGGCTTCGTGTACTGACTGGTCCAGCGCTCATTGGACCGCCACCGGGCGGAGCACATAGCCGAGCCCGCGGATAGCCCTTATTGTGATGCCGAACGGTTCGATCTTGCGGCGCAGGCGGGACACCAGCAACTCGACAGCGTTGACGTCGATATCGGCACCTGTCCCATAGATGCTGTCGCACAGGGCGTCCTTGGGCACGACACGCTCGGCATGGTCGAACAACACCTCCCAAAGCGCAAGTTCGCGCCGGGGAAGAGCTATCAGTCCATCAGGGCCTACGAGCTGACGCG
Protein-coding regions in this window:
- a CDS encoding sensor histidine kinase, with amino-acid sequence MSAGPVSTRSLRARLFVLLVVPLIFVALASSAVRYWSAQNMSKDLYDDTLKVVAHAVAREVVLTKGDLVADALLDSLVGALGDPIYYQVRAADGRFVTGHSDAPVPSANLVVPGGTPVFFDSTYNGRPVRAVILREFIADIDFDGWTTVQVWQTVTQRQALSLSLVGQSVFNLLLIVGSAAVLFWFGINRGLTPLTDLRSAVGLRSASDLRPIRRPVPHEVAPLVETINSLFARLKDELDRRNAFIGNAAHQLRNPVAAIQAQAEAALSASSDHGRTARLQDLAQAARQLSRMSHQLLNFDIANEGRGDDLQPPSDLTRLVADVARRHVPRALKAHVDIELESATEPLPVAGNRVMLEEAIDNLIDNGLKYGCAEGGRLSLVVERVGNMAALTVSDDGPGIPPEASDRVFDRFVRLSDDSDGGCGLGLSIVRAIAQRAGGDVGIISVESGCTIRLELPVAQSQKAAQGPGNGAMAAE